The Hemiscyllium ocellatum isolate sHemOce1 chromosome 14, sHemOce1.pat.X.cur, whole genome shotgun sequence genome includes a region encoding these proteins:
- the LOC132822045 gene encoding G-protein coupled receptor 22-like — MDATMELDNYETVLETTDGSALNEGWYVSYPMSFQVSLTSFLMLEIVLGFSSNLTVLILYCIQSNLVDSVSNIVTMNLHVLDIIICLVCVPFTIVIVLIPLERNVALICCFHEACVTFTSIATAVNVLVISLDRYDISVKPANRVLTPSRTILLLTSVWIVSLMVFFVPFIEVEFFRDPLHSTAWQNRTLLCVSANEYHKELGMYYHLFIQIPCFFVAVVVMLVTYTRILQALNIRIGSHFTRSQKRKRKSKKRKMKSGSSLSSQYETKRLTSAPVTPNPVPLGVQASVSVIIALRRAVKRHRDRRERQKRVFRMSLIIISTFLVCWAPISIVNLLILCLGPSDWLVKLRICFLVMAYGSTISHPLLYAFTRQKLRKVLKNKMKKRVVSVLQVDPAPSGTIIHNSWVHPRKTRKLKVECSDATDRCLTDAAKD, encoded by the coding sequence ATGGACGCAACCATGGAATTGGATAATTATGAAACCGTCCTGGAGACCACGGATGGCTCTGCTTTGAACGAGGGCTGGTACGTGTCATACCCAATGAGCTTCCAGGTTTCTCTGACCAGTTTCCTCATGTTGGAGATTGTCCTGGGCTTCAGCAGTAACCTCACTGTTCTCATTCTGTACTGCATCCAGTCGAACCTGGTGGATTCTGTCAGCAACATCGTGACCATGAACCTCCACGTGCTGGACATTATCATCTGCCTGGTGTGTGTCCCATTCACCATTGTCATTGTTCTCATTCCTCTGGAGAGAAACGTGGCTCTGATCTGTTGCTTCCATGAAGCCTGTGTCACCTTTACCAGTATCGCCACCGCGGTCAACGTCCTGGTCATCAGCCTGGACAGATACGACATTTCTGTCAAACCAGCCAATCGTGTCCTGACACCCAGTCGGACAATCCTCCTGTTGACCTCAGTCTGGATCGTGTCACTGATGGTGTTTTTCGTCCCTTTCATTGAGGTGGAATTTTTCAGGGACCCACTGCATAGCACGGCCTGGCAAAACCGGACACTGCTCTGCGTCAGTGCCAATGAGTACCACAAGGAGCTGGGCATGTATTACCACCTCTTCATCCAGATCCCCTGCTTCTTTGTGGCCGTCGTTGTCATGTTGGTCACCTACACCAGGATTCTCCAGGCCCTCAACATCCGAATTGGATCCCACTTCACACGCAGTCAAAAGCGCAAACGCAAAAGCAAGAAGAGGAAGATGAAGTCAGGAAGCTCCCTCAGCAGCCAGTACGAGACCAAGAGGCTGACTTCAGCTCCGGTCACTCCCAACCCTGTGCCGCTGGGTGTCCAGGCTTCTGTGTCAGTCATTATCGCCCTGCGTCGCGCTGTGAAACGCCATCGTGACCGGCGCGAGCGGCAGAAACGCGTCTTCAGGATGTCTCTGATCATCATCTCCACCTTCCTTGTCTGCTGGGCCCCCATTTCCATTGTGAACCTTCTCATTCTCTGCCTGGGGCCCAGTGATTGGCTGGTGAAGCTCCGGATCTGCTTCCTAGTCATGGCTTATGGCTCCACGATCTCCCACCCACTCCTCTACGCCTTCACCAGGCAGAAACTCCGGAAAGTTCTCAAGAACAAAATGAAGAAGCGGGTGGTGTCAGTTCTGCAGGTAGACCCCGCCCCAAGTGGGACAATCATACACAACTCCTGGGTCCATCCCAGAAAGACACGCAAACTCAAGGTGGAGTGCAGTGATGCCACTGACCGCTGCCTGACAGACGCAGCCAAAGATTGA